CGGGATTGTTCATCAGCGAAGCGCTTCGACTCGCCGGACCGCCCTCCGGCGGCGTGCCGATTCCGCTGCTGGTCGCCCTGGCGGGCATCGGCCTCTATGCGGCGGTCCGGGTCATCACCCATCCGCGGCCGGTCTTCGCGGCGCTCTACTTCATCGTCACCGTCATCTCCTCGGCGGTCATTTTCCTGCTGTTGCAGGCTGAATTCATGGCCTTCGCCCTGATCATCGTCTATGCCGGCGCCATCCTGATCACCTACATGTTTGTGCTGATGCTCGCCGACCAGGGTCCGCGCGAAGCGATCGGCCACCTGGACGAAGATGACTACGACAAGATTCCGCGCGAGCCGCTGGCCGCGGTGCTGGTGGGCTTCATCCTGCTCGCCACGCTTGCCTCGGTGGTGGAGCGCGTGCCGAGCACCTCCGTGCTTGCCGAGTCCTACCTGGATCAGAAAGTGGCGAAGCAGCAGGCCGAAGCCCTGGTGATGATGCCCAAGCGCCTGATGGAGTTCGTCAAGCGCGTCGATCCCGCCGCGGTGACCGTGACGGTCGCCCCCAACGCCGGAATCCAGGGCAGCGTGGTGCAGGCACAGGTCACCAACGCCGACGGCACGACGAAGACCATTCCGATTGATGCCGCCGGAAAGATCGACAACACGCAGATGGTCGGCCTGGACTTGGTGGCGCGCTACCCCGCGAGCCTTGAGCTGGCAGGCGTGATTCTGCTGATGGCCATGTTCGGCGCCGTGGTGCTGGCCCGCCGCCAGATCGAGTTTGGCGAGGACTCGGCGCGCGACGCCGCGGGCCTGCGCCGCATC
This portion of the Planctomycetota bacterium genome encodes:
- a CDS encoding NADH-quinone oxidoreductase subunit J; this encodes MPLLPFYIASAVAAVGLLFVLRPGRKTWRRGGAILALAGSGLFISEALRLAGPPSGGVPIPLLVALAGIGLYAAVRVITHPRPVFAALYFIVTVISSAVIFLLLQAEFMAFALIIVYAGAILITYMFVLMLADQGPREAIGHLDEDDYDKIPREPLAAVLVGFILLATLASVVERVPSTSVLAESYLDQKVAKQQAEALVMMPKRLMEFVKRVDPAAVTVTVAPNAGIQGSVVQAQVTNADGTTKTIPIDAAGKIDNTQMVGLDLVARYPASLELAGVILLMAMFGAVVLARRQIEFGEDSARDAAGLRRIVLDVPDHERAAPGGGA